From Triticum urartu cultivar G1812 chromosome 2, Tu2.1, whole genome shotgun sequence, a single genomic window includes:
- the LOC125539859 gene encoding methylmalonate-semialdehyde dehydrogenase [acylating], mitochondrial-like translates to MECYQEEIFGPVLLLMKAESLDDAIQIVNRNKYGNGASIFTTSGVSARKFQTDIEAGQVGINVPIPVPLPFFSFTGSKASFAGDLNFYGKAGVQFFTQIKTITQQWKESSPQRVSLSMPTSQK, encoded by the exons ATGGAGTGTTACCAG GAGGAAATTTTTGGTCCAGTTCTTCTCTTGATGAAG GCAGAGAGCCTAGATGATGCCATACAAATTGTAAACAGAAACAA GTATGGCAATGGGGCTTCCATCTTTACCACATCTGGTGTCTCAGCAAGGAAATTTCAGACGGACATTGAAGCTGGCCAG GTGGGTATCAACGTGCCGATCCCGGTACCCCTGCCGTTCTTCTCCTTCACGGGTAGCAAAGCTTCCTTCGCCGGAGACTTGAATTTCTACG GCAAGGCGGGCGTGCAGTTCTTCACCCAGATCAAGACCATCACGCAGCAGTGGAAGGAGTCGTCTCCCCAGCGCGTTTCTCTCTCCATGCCCACCTCGCAGAAGTGA
- the LOC125539858 gene encoding zinc finger BED domain-containing protein RICESLEEPER 2-like: MRRRSLPGGSAMGNPGKHEKDVSMKAMVKFDGAHISPRKRLKNQSKVAPEELQPIWEEFQPIYLNGKVQFADCLHCHNRLGYNGNIFLRRHLKTCPAKPESTSAEVTEWMSPQDSCLPIVTIDDISSVSPLKWRSKIWEGFTPIFVEGKLQGAECIHCHKRLSKHGGHLNRHALACSKRHGHDQSHHKGNRSSLPKLKSRVRDESSPARKAQITKCSSKLRRASSSSVITYQPIQVVADHLSLQAPGGTKCSSKLRRASSSSGITYRPIQVVADHLSLPAPDGTGLKKQKTSSMTNATAISTRKFGQDSPYQDIARLITLHGYPLSIVENEDMRRILKNISPMTNKVSLSDMEEHLLALFQKKKINVKDEIALTSQRISLSASIWTHDGPEPTVNYLCLTAHFITEDWKIHRLVIKFGMYSPTNLERIIHCKEACVPESESGSYNVIWDAIRDWNLDQKILSLTSVGEIKNDANTLKLKEMLIKKRCLPIRGKLYNIACVDDMLNSVVSDGRSYILFLVGDIVKDFFGACASSSSMQQQLLEVISQMSLKCPQEDAKWWHKLYFRLEVVLQFNKLFPAAEVLSPEDMTATWPICKILRTFYRVIEVISSPSSPTANVYFSEVWKVRTVLQEEASNDHAEIVTLVMEMQEAFDEYWQNSYVWLSIPVVLDPRFKMSFIQFRLQRAYSTDSLGYLSEIHDTVQELFDEYYNATEQLSGVRLLRSAALDTADNDPLEDWDEHLNCQMSSELDDYLGEVLVPRKDDFDILKWWMEHTTKYPTLAAIARDVLAMPASAVQSEAAFSSSRPVIPKHQSTLSIETIEALVCSRDWMR, translated from the exons ATGCGTCGGCGATCGCTTCCCGGCGGTTCAG CTATGGGGAATCCTGGTAAGCATGAGAAGGATGTCAGCATGAAGGCGATGGTTAAATTTGATGGTGCTCACATCTCGCCCAGAAAAAGGCTCAAGAATCAGTCCAAGGTGGCGCCGGAGGAGTTGCAGCCGATCTGGGAGGAGTTCCAGCCGATCTATCTGAATGGGAAGGTTCAGTTTGCAGACTGCCTCCACTGCCACAACCGCCTCGGCTACAATGGGAATATCTTTCTGCGCCGGCATCTGAAAACCTGCCCAGCCAAACCGGAATCGACGTCGGCCGAAGTGACGGAGTGGATGTCGCCACAGGATTCCTGCCTCCCAATTG TGACGATCGACGACATAAGCTCAGTAAGTCCCCTAAAATGGAGGTCAAAAATATGGGAGGGTTTCACACCCATCTTCGTTGAGGGGAAACTGCAGGGTGCAGAATGCATCCATTGCCACAAGCGCCTCAGCAAACACGGAGGCCATCTGAATCGACATGCTCTAGCTTGTTCAAAACGACATGGGCATGACCAAAGTCATCATAAGGGTAACCGTTCTAGTCTACCTAAATTAAAGTCCAGGGTGCGAGACGAGTCTTCGCCTGCCAGGAAAGCTCAAATCACAAAATGCTCTAGCAAGCTCCGCAGGGCTAGCAGCTCCAGTGTCATCACCTATCAGCCCATTCAAGTGGTGGCAGATCATCTATCCCTACAAGCACCAGGTGGTACAAAATGCTCTAGCAAGCTCCGCAGGGCTAGCAGCTCCAGTGGCATCACCTATCGGCCCATTCAAGTGGTGGCAGATCATCTATCCCTACCAGCACCAGATGGTACAGGGCTGAAGAAACAGAAGACCTCGTCTATGACTAATGCAACTGCGATAAGCACCAGAAAGTTTGGTCAAGATTCACCTTATCAAGATATCGCCAGATTGATAACTTTGCATGGTTATCCTTTGTCAATTGTAGAGAATGAAGATATGAGAAGAATTTTGAAGAACATCAGTCCCATGACTAACAAAGTCTCTCTTAGTGATATGGAAGAACATTTACTTGCTCTGTTTCAGAAGAAGAAGATAAACGTCAAGGATGAAATTGCACTTACCTCCCAGCGTATCTCACTGTCAGCAAGCATCTGGACTCATGATGGACCTGAGCCGACAGTAAATTACCTCTGTTTGACAGCACATTTTATTACTGAAGACTGGAAAATTCACAGATTAGTAATCAAATTCGGCATGTATTCACCTACTAATTTGGAAAGGATAATACACTGCAAGGAGGCTTGTGTTCCAGAGTCGGAAAGTGGATCATACAATGTCATATGGGATGCAATCAGAGACTGGAATCTTGACCAGAAGATTTTGAGCTTGACTTCAGTTGGTGAAATTAAGAATGATGCAAATACCTTGAAGCTCAAGGAGATGCTCATAAAGAAGAGGTGCCTTCCCATCAGAGGCAAGCTGTACAACATTGCTTGTGTGGATGATATGCTAAACAGTGTTGTTTCTGATGGACGATCATATATACTTTTCCTTGTTGGTGACATAGTAAAGGACTTTTTTGGGGCATGTGCATCTTCATCATCGATGCAACAGCAGCTTCTGGAAGTTATTTCACAGATGAGTTTGAAATGTCCGCAAGAAGATGCCAAGTGGTGGCACAAGTTATATTTTAGGCTTGAAGTTGTGCTGCAATTCAACAAGTTGTTTCCTGCTGCAGAAGTGCTGTCTCCAGAAGATATGACAGCTACTTGGCCTATTTGCAAGATTTTGAGGACATTTTATCGTGTTATCGAAGTAATTTCTAGCCCTAGCTCTCCGACAGCAAATGTATACTTCAGTGAGGTATGGAAAGTGAGGACAGTTCTGCAAGAAGAAGCATCAAACGATCACGCAGAGATTGTGACTCTGGTCATGGAGATGCAGGAAGCGTTCGATGAGTATTGGCAAAACTCATACGTGTGGCTGTCAATACCTGTCGTGTTAGATCCAAGATTCAAGATGAGCTTCATTCAATTTCGCCTGCAACGGGCTTACAGCACAGACTCGCTGGGCTACTTATCTGAAATACATGATACGGTCCAGGAACTCTTCGATGAATACTACAATGCTACAGAGCAGCTGAGTGGCGTCCGTCTTTTAAGGAGTGCAGCTCTGGATACAGCTGATAATGATCCTTTGGAAGATTGGGATGAGCACCTCAATTGCCAGATGTCTTCAGAACTTGATGACTACCTTGGGGAGGTTCTAGTCCCAAGAAAAGACGATTTTGACATTCTTAAATGGTGGATGGAACACACCACAAAGTACCCCACACTTGCTGCTATTGCCCGGGACGTCTTAGCGATGCCGGCATCTGCTGTTCAATCTGAAGCAGCATTCAGTAGCAGCAGGCCAGTAATTCCAAAGCACCAGAGCACACTGAGCATCGAGACGATTGAAGCACTTGTGTGTAGTCGAGATTGGATGAGATAA